CTACGTCGTCGTCTCGCATGGCCACACCTCGGCCGGGGTGTACGCGGCCCTCGCCGCCTGGGGGTTCTTCGATGCCATGGAGGCCGTCTCCCATTTCCGGAGCTGCGGCAGCGCCTTCCAGGGTCACGTCGAGCGCGACATCCCGGGCGTCGACTGGGGGACGGGGAATCTGGGGCAGGGGCTCTCCGCGGGCGTCGGCTTCGCGCTGGCACAAAGGGCGCGGGGCTGCAAGGGGCGCACCTATGTCCTGATGGGGGACGGAGGGCAGACGAAGGGGCAGCTCGCCGAGGCCCGGCGTATGGCCGTGAAGGAGGGACTCGAGAACCTCGTTGCCCTGGTCGACTGGAATGGCATTCAGATCTCGGGGAACCTCGACGCGGTGATGCCCTGCAACCTGAGGGCCCTCTGGGAGGCGGACGGCTGGGAGGTTCTGGAGTGCGACGGGCATTCCTTCCAGGATCTTTACGGGGCGCTGCGCGGCGCGGGGTCCGGGGGACGCCCGACGGTCCTGCTCTGCCGCACGGTCATGGGCAAGAACGGCGGGGCCATGGAGGGGACGCACGAATACCACGGAAAGTCCCCCAAGAAGGATATCTACGAACAGGTCATCGAGGGGCTGCGGGGCGATCCCGGCGTCCTGAAAAAGGCGCTGGAGCTGCGTGCAGCCCCCTCCCGCTTCATGGGCAGGAAGGTCGAGCCCCTCGTCCCCTCCCTGGACCTGGGAAAGTCCTTCACTTACGACGAGGCGAAGATGGACAACCGCGGGGCCTTCGGCCGTGCTCTGGCCGACGTGGGGCGCCTGAACTGCGGAAAGGAGGGGAGGACGCCCCTGCTGGTGTTCGACTGCGACCTCGCCCCCTCCGTCATGACGGAGGAGTTCCGCAGGGAGTGTCCGTCCGGCTTCGTGCAGTGCGGAATCCAGGAGCACTCCACGGCCACGGCCTCGGGCGCGGCGGCGGCGGGGGGCGTCGTCTCCGTCTGGGCGGACTTCGGCGTGTTCGGCATCGACGAGGTGTACAACCAGCAGCGCCTGAACGACATCAACCACGCGGGCAACAAGACCGTCCTGACCCATGTCGGCCTCGACGTCGGGGAGGACGGGAAGACGCACCAGTGCATCGACTACGTCGGGCTGCTGCGCAACAACTTCGGGTGGAAGCTCGTGGTCCCGGCCGACCCGAACCAGACGGACCGGGCGACGCGCTGGATGCTGGGCGCGCCGGGGTGCATCTGCC
The sequence above is a segment of the uncultured Fretibacterium sp. genome. Coding sequences within it:
- a CDS encoding transketolase, giving the protein MSLPHLHGFPVPSLSGEQIVSLEEAARLARIDAVTMVAAANSGHPGGAFSSMEMFLSVYGVANLTPENCGSFDRDYVVVSHGHTSAGVYAALAAWGFFDAMEAVSHFRSCGSAFQGHVERDIPGVDWGTGNLGQGLSAGVGFALAQRARGCKGRTYVLMGDGGQTKGQLAEARRMAVKEGLENLVALVDWNGIQISGNLDAVMPCNLRALWEADGWEVLECDGHSFQDLYGALRGAGSGGRPTVLLCRTVMGKNGGAMEGTHEYHGKSPKKDIYEQVIEGLRGDPGVLKKALELRAAPSRFMGRKVEPLVPSLDLGKSFTYDEAKMDNRGAFGRALADVGRLNCGKEGRTPLLVFDCDLAPSVMTEEFRRECPSGFVQCGIQEHSTATASGAAAAGGVVSVWADFGVFGIDEVYNQQRLNDINHAGNKTVLTHVGLDVGEDGKTHQCIDYVGLLRNNFGWKLVVPADPNQTDRATRWMLGAPGCICLAMGRSKVDAVVDAHGDPVFAGDYRFEYGRAVRVRQGGMGTIFALGSMTQKALAAAGLLAGQGIDVSVWSVSCPLEVDRAALGEACASGYVLTVEDHHAGSGMGAVMALEMVRGGFSASVRFEAMGVTRYGDSGPAAEVYRAMGLSPEGIAETFAHLRG